A segment of the Parasphingopyxis algicola genome:
ATGGAAGCAGGCGGCCATATCGGACCGGTCAGCACCTCCGTCCTCGCTCAGGAAATCCTGCCCGAGCTGCGCGACGAGCTGCCGATCTTCATCGCCGGCGGCATCGGCCGCGGCCATGCGATCGCCGCCTGGCTCGAGGTCGGCGCGGTCGGCGTCCAGCTCGGCACCCGCTTCGTCTGCGCCACCGAATGCATCGCGCACGAGAATTTCAAAAAGGCGTTCATGCGCGCCCCGGCCCGCGACGCGATCGTCAGCACCCAGATCGACGATCGCCTCCCGGTGATCCCGGTCCGCGCGCTCAAGAACAAGGGCACGCAGGAATTCAACAAGAAGCAGATCGAGGTCGCCAAGCGACTCGACGCCGGCGAGATCGAAATGGGCGAGGCGCAGCTCCAGATCGAACATTTCTGGGCCGGCGCCCTGCGCCGCGCGGTGATCGACGGCGATGTCGAGAACGGCTCGCTGATGGCTGGTCAGTCGGTCGGGATGGTGAAGGCTGAAGAGCCGGTCGCCGACATCATCGCCAGCCTGATGGACGAGGCGGTCAAGGCGCTGGAGAAGAACCGGGGTTAGGTGTATGCCAATCAAGGCATCTTGGCGACGCGTCCGCATCGGCCTCTAGGTCTTCTGGCCTAAGAATGGCTGCTTTCGTTTACCTCGAATTTGATCCCAAAATCTGAGCCAATCCGACCCACCACTGCCCGTCTCAGCAGACGCAAAAGCTCGACTAGTTTGTCCAATTCGGCGAAGATTGGTGCAACTAGCGGTGGAGCTCCCCCGCGAGATGTTCCATGCGCACAACGAGTTCGCAGTTCGGGCAAGGCGTTTTTGAGAGGACGCTCCGATATTTCGATCTTTGCAAACTCTAGTTCATATTTTTCGAGGTACTTTTGTCGGTCGACTGGGTCCGGTAGCAATACTTCTAACGCTCTTATCAGAGATAAGACTTTGTAGTGGACAGGGATCGCTGGAACTTGAGCTTCCATCAACAATGCGAGGATCTGCATTTTTGCCGGGTCCATCGTCCCAGCAAAAATTGAGGCTATGTTGTCAAAATCGATGACTCGATCTGAAGGCGCCATTACTCGAATGTCTGCCGGGTAATGTGGTATGTGTGAGTCAGTCTCGTTTGCTAAGCTAATCAGACCGTCCCCGAGCCGAATTGCATTGGCTTCGGTATCATACGCCAAGCGCAAAGTAGTGAGCATATGGTTGGTGATCATTCGAACCCATTTTGAACGATCACCGGTTGACATGCTTGACGGAGTAGACACGGCGATCGCATCGATCGTGTGCTTTCGACCGAGCAGTGAAACCACCACCTCAATCCCGGAATTTGTCCGAAAAGGAATTCGCTTTTGACAGCTAACGTTTTTCAACTCTTCGCCGGTCACGGGTGGTGATAGGGGCAAGAAATGGTGAGAGTACTGAGCCATGGCAATGCACGTTAATGCGCCTAAAACGGATTCAGCGTAAACCCGTCCTGTTGCAGCAGCGCATGCGCGGTCATCGCCGACCGCGCCATATCGACGCCCGGTACCAAATCTTCGACATCGATCTCGTAATAGGCGGCGGTCTGTCCGCACAGGATGAACTGGACGTTGTTCGCGAGCAGCGCCTCGATCGCCGCGGCATTCGCGTTCTCCGCCCCGTCCTGCCGGGCGGCGTAGAATTCGGCGCGCGTCAGATCGAGCGATGCCTGGCCGTGGACGACGACCGCGACGCGGATATTTTCGCGCGGCACTCCGGCCGCGACATGCATGTTGATGAAGCGCGCGGCGCTGTTGAGCGTGCGGTTGATCTCGCCCGGTTCGGCCCGTGTCGCGGTATCGAAAGCGACCGCGAACTGCGCATCAACCGGGATGGCCATGGTCGTCTCGACATCGGCGATCTGGCCGAACTCGGTAAAGACCGGGCCGGCATGGAAAGCTTCGGATTGCGCGGCGAGCGGCGTTGCGGCGAGGGTGAAGGCAGTCAGGGCCGTGGCGAGTTTGAGCATGGGGGCGTCCTTTCGGAGGGGATTTTTCGTGCTGTCTATCGCCGGCACCATCCGCATGCCAGCCGGACACCGTAAAAAACGCGCCGTCATTGCGAGGAGCGAAGCGACGCGGCAATCCAGAGCGTCTCGCGCTCGGCCCTGGATTGCTTCGCTACGCTCGCAATGACGGCGGTGGTCGAAAAGGCATAATAGGCGATCCCATTTGCTGTCCTACAAACACCCGGCCATGCTATTATGAAGTCAGCGGCCTTGCCGCCGGCTCTTTGACATCCGCCTCGCTCGTGCAGGCCCCATCGATCCTCTCCCACTGAGCGGTGCGCGCGCCTTCTGCGTGGACGGCCATGTGTGAACTTTGTGAACTTACGGCGACAATGGCGGACGGTTACCCCCGGCCCGTGTCAACCAGTGTCAACCGGGGCGGGCTTCAGGAGATTTCCTTGGCCAGCAGGATCATCTTGCGCCGGTCCGCGTAAACGGCCTTGTCGAAGGTCCGCGTGCCGAGCTCCATAAAGCCCCAGCGCAGATAGGCGCCATAGGCCCAGTCCGCGCTGTCCATCACGTCGAGCCAGACATGGTTATGGCCATGCTCGCGCGCATCGGCCTCGACCGCGTCGTACAGCCGCTTGCCGAGCCCGCCGCCGCGCACATTGGGCAGCAGGTACATGCGCCGGAGCTCGACGCCGCTCTCGCTCCCGGTCTCCGGGTTCTCCGAGCCGCGAACCGCCATCGCGAACCCCGCGGCGACGCCGTCGCTCTCGGCGAGCCAGAAGGCGGTATTCGCGTCCTCCATCGCCGAGCGGACCGCCGCTTCGCCATAGGTTTCGAGGTGCCGCATCAGCGGCGCCGGTTCGGGCCACAGATAGCCGTAAGCGGCGGCATAGGAGGCCGGCCCCACTATGCCGAGTTGCGCCGCGTCGTCGCGATTGGCCGGCCGGATCGTATAGTCTGTCATCGCGTCGTCCCTGTCAGGCGCCATTCTATAGCGCAGATCGATGGCGACCGCGAATTTCGCGGATTGCGAGCCGATTTCAAGTCAAAGCCTTTCTTTCGCGCCGCTTAGCGTTTCCGCATTGGCGCGGGCCGCATCGCTCTGCTAACCGGTCGCGCATGAGTTTCGCCGAAGCCAAGACCGCCTCCCGGGAGATACTGACCGGGCTTCACGACGTGATGGCGTCGCGCAATCATGCGCAGGCCAAGCTCAACCGCGTGGTCGAGATTATCGGCGAGGCGCTGTCGAGCGAGGTCTGCTCGATCTACCTGCTGCGCGAGGGCGTACTCGAACTCTATGCGACGCGCGGGCTGAACCAGGACGCGGTCCATGTCACCAAGCTGGCATTGGGCGAGGGGCTGGTCGGCGTGATCGCCGAGAGCGGGCGGATCCTCAACCTCGACGAGGCGACCGCGCATCCCGATTTCGCCTACAAGCCGGAGACCGGCGAGGAGACCTATCACAGCTTCGCCGGCATCCCGATCATCCATCGCG
Coding sequences within it:
- a CDS encoding NAD(P)H-dependent flavin oxidoreductase, with the protein product MTTENDIKRMMRRGCEFLGTEYAILGGAMSWISERNLVSAISNAGGFGVIACGAMEPHMLDAEIAETKKRTDKPFGVNLITMHPQLEELIAVCAKHEISHVVLAGGLPPGWAIPKIKEFGAKLICFAPALALAKKLHRSGVDALVIEGMEAGGHIGPVSTSVLAQEILPELRDELPIFIAGGIGRGHAIAAWLEVGAVGVQLGTRFVCATECIAHENFKKAFMRAPARDAIVSTQIDDRLPVIPVRALKNKGTQEFNKKQIEVAKRLDAGEIEMGEAQLQIEHFWAGALRRAVIDGDVENGSLMAGQSVGMVKAEEPVADIIASLMDEAVKALEKNRG
- a CDS encoding DsrE family protein is translated as MLKLATALTAFTLAATPLAAQSEAFHAGPVFTEFGQIADVETTMAIPVDAQFAVAFDTATRAEPGEINRTLNSAARFINMHVAAGVPRENIRVAVVVHGQASLDLTRAEFYAARQDGAENANAAAIEALLANNVQFILCGQTAAYYEIDVEDLVPGVDMARSAMTAHALLQQDGFTLNPF
- a CDS encoding GNAT family N-acetyltransferase, with amino-acid sequence MTDYTIRPANRDDAAQLGIVGPASYAAAYGYLWPEPAPLMRHLETYGEAAVRSAMEDANTAFWLAESDGVAAGFAMAVRGSENPETGSESGVELRRMYLLPNVRGGGLGKRLYDAVEADAREHGHNHVWLDVMDSADWAYGAYLRWGFMELGTRTFDKAVYADRRKMILLAKEIS